The Crateriforma spongiae sequence GTCGCGGCCAGCGATGCAATCAGTGCCGTCAACAAAAACACGAACATCGAAATCATCTGGCGGCGTCGAAGTTTCCGCATCGATTCGGCTTTCGCGATCACTCGATCATTCATGTGCGTTTTTCCGATTGCTGGTAAAGCAGATCTTTGGCGTGGTGTCCGTACGTTCGTTCGTCTTGCCATCCCTTCATCCGCTGGGTCGATGCGGGCGTTCCGCCAACGGTCGCCGGATGACGACCACGTCCGCGTGTCGGACCGATCAGTGAATGCGATGAAGCGATTGGGGGGACCAGACGAGTGTCAGAAAAGGTATTGCGGGCGATGTTCCCGTCGCACCGCAAAAACCGATTATCTCCGCCAAACCCCTGGTCCGTCAAACAAAATCCGACGCTGTGACCGGTTGTGAAGCCGAATTTTGCGTCCCGAAGGTCCGTTTTCACGGCCTGTTTGGGTCCGAAACGTGGCCCCAGTCGCTTCCACTGGGGGGACTGATCCGACTTTGCGATCGATCCACCCGAAACGTCGGGACGCTTTGACCAAGCAGAAAGACCGTTTGATCGCCGGTTCCGCAACTCCGTTCCAGGGTTGAAACTGACACACGCACAGCGGGCGTGGACCTTCGTTGGACGACCCGCTGATACGCCTGGCGCTTGCAGCAATCGCCAAACTGTTTCGTAAACGTTTTGTTTCGCGGACGCATTGCTTTGCAGGCGTCTGGTTCAGCAAACGCCTTGCTTCGCCAACCTCGATCCGTTCCGCCATCCCATTGAACGCTCGAATGATTCCCTCTGATTCACTGCCCGAATACGAGATCTCCGAGACTCGGATTCAAACCATCTGCCTGATGATTCTGGCCAGCGTCGCGGGCATCTATTTGGTTTTCTGGCTCCGCCCCGTCCTGGTGCCACTGGTGGTCGCGTTCTTTATCGTCAGTGGTGTGGCGCCGATTTTGGACTTCTTGGAAAAGCGATTCGGCGTCTCGCGATTGGTGGCCGCTGGTATCGCGTTTCTGCTGGGCTTGGCTGTGATGACGCTTTTCGGCGTGACCATTTGGGTTTCGATGGTCGACTTGTCCGCCAATTCATCGGACTATCGTCAGCGAGTTCGACAGTTGGTGATGAAAGCCGAATCGGTGCTGCCGTTTGACTTGTTCTCCAGTGACGTTTCCCTTTTGAAACCGCCACCGCCACCGCCCGCCAACGATCGACTTCCCTCGCCCGCCGATCCGCCGCCCCCGGCTGGCGACCCACTGACTGACAACGAAGCAAATCCTCTCGGCTCGGGCAACCCTGCCGGACGGTCGACATCGAGCCCAGCGGCCGAACCAACCCAGGACCGCAAGGGGGCCGCGTCATCGGATTTCGATCTCACGACATCAGCTCAAGAATTGGCGGATCCGGCCAAACAAGACGCCGTTGATTCGAATCATGACAATTCTGGTCCTTCCGATACCAACGGTTTGGTTTCCAACGAATCGGCGACCGATCGCGGCGAAGAGATTGCAACGCGTTCGTTGGTCACGATGCCGTCGGTTGCGGATCCTTCGGTGTCTTCATCGCATGTCCCCAGTTGGCGCGAAGCTTTGGCGGCTGAAACCTCCGCTGATCTGCCGCCGATCGACTACGACGACGAACGAACCAAACAGGCGACACGTATCGTGGACGCTTTCGTTCGTGACGGTATCGCCATGATTTCCCAGGCCTTGATTAGCCTGGTGTCCACCAGCGTCGTCGTGCTGATCTATGTCTTCTTTATCCTGTTGGGCTCACCAACGTTCAAGAAGAATCGCACCATGGAGGAAGTCGATCAGCAAGTCCGCGGATACTTGTCGCTGAAGACTTTGATTTCGATCGGCACCGGGTTTCTGTTTGGCCTGACGTTGCACTTGTTCGGGGTTCCCATGGCATTGTCGTTTGGGGTCTTGGCTTTCTTGTTGAACTTCATTCCCAACATCGGTCCGATCGTTGCCAGTGTCTTGCCAGTGCCGTTGATCATTTTGGATCCCAGCGGCAACGTTTGGTGGATGGTCGCCGTGATCGTGGCGACCGGGACCATTCAATTGATCAGCGGTAATGTTGTCGAGCCCAAGGTGATGGGCGATTCGTCTGACCTACATCCGGTGACGATCCTGTTGGCCCTGATGTTTTGGGGCATGATGTGGGGGATCGTGGGCATGTTTTTGGCCACGCCGATGACCGCGGCAATGAAAATCTTGCTGGAACGATTCGAAATGACCCGCCCCGTCGCTCGGTTGATGGCCGGACGATCCAGCGACGACGACGATGGAGATCCGTTCGGCCCATCGGCGACGAACGTTCCGGCGACGACGGGGTGATCCCCGGCGGGCTAAACTGTAGCCATCGACCCTTTTCCGATCCGAAAACCGAATGTCTTCTTTTCCCTCGCAACTGCTGATTCGACCATGATCGCCCTCGGATTTTCTGACCGCATTCTTCGCGCATTGTCACCTGTGATTCTGTTGGCCGCCGCTGCCTGTCTTGCTACGCCGGCCCATGCCAGAACTTGGACCGACAAGACCGGCGTTTACACCATCGACGCGGATCTATTCGCGTTCAACGACGAACATGTCGTGCTGCAGCGTGCCGACGGCGAACTGGGCATGTACAAGTTGGAAGACCTGTCCGATGCCGATCGCGAATACTTGAAAGACGAAGACGCGTTGGAGGCATCGCAAGCAAACCTGGATAAACAACAGGTTTGGACGCTAACCAGCGGCGCGAAAGTGAAGGGCCTGGTCGTTGACTATGCCCGCGTCGAAGTGTCGATTCAACGCCGTCGGGGGAAGTTGTATATCAATGATCGCGCTTACAAAAACTTGCCGCCGGTGTACCAGGTGATCACCCGCAAAGTGGTTGCCCAAATCCAGCAGAAAGACGATGTCACCGAACAAGAAATGTTCGCCTGGGTGCGAACCCTGGGCGGTGAACCGAAGAAGGTGACCATCGAAGGTGTTCTGATGGAACTGGCGGACGAAAACGAATACGTCGTTCCGTTCTTTTTGTTTGATGACGCCAGCTACGACTTGTTGCAAGGCGGTTGGCAACAATGGTTGGCCGCGCACGAAAAAGATGACTACGAAGCCAAAGACGATGAAACGTTTCGTTTGCAATCGTCGGCCGC is a genomic window containing:
- a CDS encoding AI-2E family transporter, giving the protein MIPSDSLPEYEISETRIQTICLMILASVAGIYLVFWLRPVLVPLVVAFFIVSGVAPILDFLEKRFGVSRLVAAGIAFLLGLAVMTLFGVTIWVSMVDLSANSSDYRQRVRQLVMKAESVLPFDLFSSDVSLLKPPPPPPANDRLPSPADPPPPAGDPLTDNEANPLGSGNPAGRSTSSPAAEPTQDRKGAASSDFDLTTSAQELADPAKQDAVDSNHDNSGPSDTNGLVSNESATDRGEEIATRSLVTMPSVADPSVSSSHVPSWREALAAETSADLPPIDYDDERTKQATRIVDAFVRDGIAMISQALISLVSTSVVVLIYVFFILLGSPTFKKNRTMEEVDQQVRGYLSLKTLISIGTGFLFGLTLHLFGVPMALSFGVLAFLLNFIPNIGPIVASVLPVPLIILDPSGNVWWMVAVIVATGTIQLISGNVVEPKVMGDSSDLHPVTILLALMFWGMMWGIVGMFLATPMTAAMKILLERFEMTRPVARLMAGRSSDDDDGDPFGPSATNVPATTG
- a CDS encoding SHD1 domain-containing protein; translated protein: MILLAAAACLATPAHARTWTDKTGVYTIDADLFAFNDEHVVLQRADGELGMYKLEDLSDADREYLKDEDALEASQANLDKQQVWTLTSGAKVKGLVVDYARVEVSIQRRRGKLYINDRAYKNLPPVYQVITRKVVAQIQQKDDVTEQEMFAWVRTLGGEPKKVTIEGVLMELADENEYVVPFFLFDDASYDLLQGGWQQWLAAHEKDDYEAKDDETFRLQSSAASAYQRQQFDQQIAIANLNMNAIRAGVTSLWEVTLYPKPGNPYPPRWITVYGRDSLVAQQQAQMRFPAYTIGSVRKVSR